One stretch of Punica granatum isolate Tunisia-2019 chromosome 5, ASM765513v2, whole genome shotgun sequence DNA includes these proteins:
- the LOC116208193 gene encoding uncharacterized protein LOC116208193, whose product MAPSVYFPPRRSLLLALHLVLFLFASGAHRLDASSGSSEAQVRGERLVRGFRGRMLLEMDELKEEEEEPVVPKKKVKPPIANNKSLSPKNQTKSAAKQPEDGLSLKNQTKLLKPNNGISPKNQTKTLLKLANSTKPKSSNLGGSELKKLNSTSSLKLKKLNSTSNAKSSNSTKGSSSFNKKNQLDLIKLASPKNKTAKSASSEEPEIKKSPKKAQPESEQVPKETKIPKPKPKQQPSWVDQDEDEDLASEFRDLPTRFQQTLIPDLERISTTSKAYLTKANKQMTKGFKPYVGNKYAPTIASVVSCVFILIPLLLVSLIFNRIKAYFSLQRLLIFVQIYLSIYFSILCLSSLTTGLEPLRFFYATSPSTYVCIQVMQTLGYVLYLLMLLMYLVLVFSTDCGLGPKFLGLAQTFVGYAVGLHYYVAVFHRMVLRQPPKTNWKVHGIYAVCFLLICLFAQAERRKKAYLEDGGEEGKKS is encoded by the exons ATGGCTCCATCAGTGTACTTCCCACCCCGCAGAAGCCTGCTCCTGGCTCTCCACCTCGTTCTGTTCCTCTTCGCCTCCGGGGCTCATCGGCTCGATGCCAGCTCGGGCTCTTCGGAGGCTCAGGTTCGAGGCGAGAGGCTGGTCCGCGGATTCAGAGGTCGGATGCTGTTGGAAATGGATGAATtgaaagaagaggaggaagagccAGTTGTGCCCAAGAAGAAAGTGAAACCCCCCATTGCCAACAACAAGTCTTTGTCCCCGAAGAACCAAACCAAGTCGGCCGCCAAACAGCCCGAGGATGGCCTTTCCCTGAAGAACCAGACCAAGTTGCTCAAACCCAACAATGGCATATCCCCCAAGAACCAAACCAAGACCCTCCTCAAGCTCGCCAATTCGACCAAGCCGAAATCGTCCAACCTTGGAGGAAGTGAGCTCAAGAAGCTCAACTCCACCTCCTCCCTCAAGCTCAAGAAGCTCAATTCCACCTCCAATGCCAAATCCTCAAACTCCACGAAGGGCTCCTCGTCCTTTAACAAGAAGAACCAGCTGGATCTGATCAAGCTGGCCTCCCCCAAGAACAAGACCGCCAAGTCCGCAAGCTCCGAGGAACCCGAAATCAAGAAATCCCCCAAGAAGGCCCAGCCGGAATCAGAGCAGGTCCCCAAGGAGACCAAGATCCCGAAGCCGAAGCCGAAGCAGCAGCCCTCCTGGGTGGACCAGGATGAGGACGAAGACCTCGCATCGGAGTTCCGGGACCTCCCGACGCGTTTCCAGCAGACTCTGATACCGGACCTCGAGAGGATCTCCACCACATCCAAGGCCTACCTCACCAAGGCCAACAAGCAGATGACCAAGGGATTCAAGCCGTATGTTGGCAACAAGTACGCCCCGACAATCGCCTCGGTTGTCTCCTGTGTTTTCATCCTCATCCCCCTCCTATTGGTCTCCCTCATCTTCAATAGGATCAAGGCCTACTTCTCCCTCCAGAGGCTCCTCATCTTCGTCCAAATCTACCTTTCCATATACTTTTCTATTCTGTGCTTGTCGTCCCTCACCACCGGGCTCGAGCCGCTCAGGTTCTTCTACGCCACGTCACCGTCCACGTACGTGTGCATACAG GTCATGCAGACGCTCGGGTACGTGCTGTACCTGCTGATGCTGTTGATGTATTTGGTGCTGGTGTTCTCGACCGACTGCGGGCTGGGCCCGAAGTTCCTTGGCCTGGCCCAGACCTTCGTGGGCTACGCCGTCGGGCTGCATTACTACGTTGCGGTGTTCCACCGGATGGTGCTGCGCCAGCCCCCCAAGACCAATTGGAAGGTCCATGGGATCTACGCCGTGTGCTTCCTCCTGATCTGCTTGTTTGCCCAGGCTGAGAGGCGGAAGAAGGCTTACCTGGAGGACGGCGGCGAGGAGGGCAAGAAGAGTTGA